A stretch of the Desulfatiglans anilini DSM 4660 genome encodes the following:
- a CDS encoding DUF2905 domain-containing protein has protein sequence MEIRRILIIAGVVLVFMGLLWPWLGKIPFGRLPGDILIERPNVRIYIPITTMILISLILSIIAWLFRR, from the coding sequence ATGGAGATACGCCGCATACTGATTATCGCCGGGGTCGTGCTGGTCTTCATGGGCCTTCTCTGGCCCTGGCTGGGAAAGATTCCGTTCGGGCGCCTCCCGGGGGATATTCTGATCGAAAGGCCGAACGTCAGGATCTACATCCCGATCACCACAATGATCCTGATCAGCCTGATCCTGTCGATCATCGCGTGGCTGTTCAGGCGTTAG